A window from Sinorhizobium fredii encodes these proteins:
- a CDS encoding branched-chain amino acid aminotransferase, with product MTSGGTFLIETHPNPMAAGEREALLKNPGFGRVLSDHMATIRYSEGRGWHDARIEPRKAFDLSPSTVVLHYAQEIFEGMKAYRLPDGGATLFRPGANARRFTNSANRLAMAPLPEELFVESVRALVRADRDWIPAAEGASLYLRPFMIATEAILGVKPSSDYLYCVIASPVGSYFKGGAPAVTLWASENYTRAAPGGTGEAKCGGNYAASLAAQAEATREGCDQVVFLDAVEKRWIEELGGMNVFFVFEDGSLQTPPLTGTILPGITRDSLITLARDLGLTVREEPYSIDQWQADAESGRLAEAFACGTAAVVTPIGKVKGRTRNFTIGDGGAGPVAGQLKAALLDIQNGRAPDRHGWLDRLF from the coding sequence ATGACCAGCGGCGGAACTTTCCTCATCGAGACACATCCGAACCCCATGGCAGCGGGCGAGCGTGAGGCCCTGCTCAAGAACCCGGGCTTCGGCCGCGTGCTGTCCGATCACATGGCGACGATCCGCTATTCCGAGGGACGCGGCTGGCATGACGCCCGGATCGAGCCGCGGAAGGCTTTCGATCTCAGCCCGTCGACGGTGGTGCTGCACTATGCCCAGGAGATCTTCGAAGGCATGAAGGCCTACCGCCTGCCGGACGGCGGCGCCACATTGTTCCGCCCGGGCGCCAATGCGCGCCGTTTCACCAACTCCGCCAATCGCCTGGCTATGGCGCCCTTGCCGGAAGAGCTGTTCGTCGAATCCGTGCGCGCCCTGGTGCGGGCGGATCGCGACTGGATTCCGGCGGCTGAAGGCGCCTCGCTCTATCTCCGGCCGTTCATGATCGCCACGGAGGCGATCCTCGGCGTGAAGCCCTCGTCCGACTACCTCTATTGCGTCATCGCCTCGCCGGTGGGCTCCTACTTCAAGGGAGGCGCTCCGGCGGTGACGCTCTGGGCCTCCGAAAACTACACGCGGGCGGCCCCCGGCGGCACCGGTGAGGCGAAATGCGGCGGCAACTATGCGGCAAGCCTCGCCGCGCAGGCAGAAGCGACCCGCGAGGGCTGCGACCAGGTCGTCTTCCTCGACGCCGTCGAAAAGCGCTGGATCGAGGAGCTCGGCGGCATGAACGTCTTCTTCGTCTTCGAGGACGGCTCGCTGCAGACGCCGCCGCTCACCGGCACGATCCTGCCGGGCATCACCCGCGATTCGCTGATCACGCTCGCCCGCGACCTCGGCCTCACGGTGCGCGAAGAGCCCTATTCGATCGATCAGTGGCAGGCGGATGCCGAGAGCGGCCGGCTGGCCGAGGCCTTCGCCTGCGGTACCGCCGCTGTGGTGACGCCGATCGGCAAGGTGAAGGGCCGCACCCGCAACTTCACGATCGGCGACGGCGGCGCCGGTCCGGTGGCCGGCCAGCTGAAGGCCGCGCTGCTCGACATCCAGAACGGCCGCGCCCCGGACCGCCACGGCTGGCTCGACCGGCTGTTCTAG
- a CDS encoding c-type cytochrome, protein MNPYVNMGVGALLGTVFVLMTVSIASEGIFHSEAPEKEGFAIVAEEPTAEAGAGGGEEAKSEPIGPLLAKADASAGEAVFKKCASCHTIEKGGPNKVGPNLWGLVNRPVASHEGFAYSAGMKTFAEGGKVVWDYDHLSYFLEAPKKHVPGTAMGFAGLKKPDERANLIAWLREKADSPAPLPAADATGATDAAPAAAPAEGGQTAAPAPAPAEAGQAAAPAPAPAH, encoded by the coding sequence ATGAATCCATATGTGAACATGGGTGTGGGTGCCTTGCTGGGTACGGTCTTCGTGCTGATGACCGTGTCCATTGCTTCTGAAGGCATTTTCCATTCCGAAGCTCCCGAGAAGGAAGGTTTCGCGATCGTCGCCGAGGAGCCGACCGCCGAGGCCGGTGCGGGCGGCGGCGAAGAAGCAAAGTCGGAGCCGATCGGCCCGTTGCTCGCCAAGGCCGACGCTTCCGCCGGTGAAGCCGTGTTCAAGAAATGCGCAAGCTGTCACACCATCGAGAAGGGCGGACCGAACAAGGTCGGCCCGAATCTCTGGGGCCTCGTCAACCGTCCGGTCGCCTCGCATGAGGGCTTCGCCTACTCCGCCGGCATGAAGACCTTTGCCGAAGGCGGCAAGGTCGTCTGGGACTACGACCACCTGAGCTACTTCCTCGAGGCGCCGAAGAAACACGTGCCGGGCACGGCCATGGGCTTTGCCGGCCTGAAGAAGCCGGACGAGCGGGCGAATCTGATCGCCTGGCTGCGCGAGAAGGCCGACAGCCCGGCACCGCTGCCGGCGGCGGATGCGACCGGCGCGACGGACGCGGCACCGGCTGCCGCCCCTGCCGAAGGTGGTCAGACGGCGGCTCCTGCCCCGGCTCCGGCGGAAGCCGGTCAGGCGGCGGCTCCGGCACCGGCCCCGGCACATTAA
- a CDS encoding 3-deoxy-manno-octulosonate cytidylyltransferase: MNRENSGKALVLIPARMASTRLPGKPLADICGLPMIVQVARRAAEADVGRIVVAVDHDEVYEAVRDAGFEAVMTRIDHQSGSDRIYEALQKADPNGEAEIVINVQGDLPTIEPGPIRAALKPLENAATDIATLTVEITDEREKTNPNVVKVVGSPLSESRLRALYFTRATAPHGAGPLYHHIGLYAYRRSALKTFVSLKPSTLEKRESLEQLRALEAGMRIDVEIVNSVPLGVDTPADLEKARRMLSA, encoded by the coding sequence ATGAATCGTGAAAATTCGGGCAAAGCCCTCGTGCTCATCCCCGCGCGCATGGCCTCGACGCGCCTGCCGGGCAAGCCGCTCGCCGACATCTGCGGCCTGCCGATGATCGTCCAGGTCGCCAGGCGCGCGGCGGAAGCAGACGTCGGCCGGATCGTCGTCGCCGTCGATCATGACGAGGTCTACGAGGCGGTGCGCGACGCCGGCTTCGAAGCGGTCATGACGCGCATCGATCACCAGTCCGGCTCCGACCGGATCTACGAGGCGCTGCAGAAGGCCGACCCTAACGGAGAGGCGGAAATCGTCATCAATGTCCAGGGCGACCTGCCGACAATCGAGCCCGGCCCGATCCGCGCGGCCTTGAAGCCGCTCGAAAACGCTGCGACCGATATCGCCACGCTGACGGTGGAAATCACCGACGAGCGCGAGAAAACCAATCCGAACGTCGTCAAGGTGGTCGGGTCGCCGCTGTCGGAGAGCCGGCTGCGCGCGCTCTATTTCACCCGCGCGACCGCACCCCATGGCGCCGGGCCGCTCTATCACCATATCGGCCTTTACGCCTACCGGCGGAGCGCACTTAAGACGTTCGTGTCGCTGAAGCCTTCGACGCTCGAGAAGCGCGAATCGCTCGAGCAGCTGCGGGCCCTCGAGGCGGGCATGCGCATCGACGTCGAGATCGTCAATTCCGTGCCGCTCGGCGTCGACACGCCGGCCGACCTCGAAAAAGCCCGCCGCATGCTCTCGGCTTGA
- a CDS encoding prephenate dehydratase, translating to MTVKTNRIAFQGDFGANSDMACRDMFPSMDPLPCQTFEDAFLAVENGEADLGMIPIENTIAGRVADIHHLLPESRLHIVGEYFMPIRFQLMVLPGVKHDEIRTVHSHIHALGQCRKIVRANRWKPIVAGDTAGAAKLVAETGDRSMAALAPRLAADLYGLEIIAENVEDTDSNVTRFVVLSREEQRTTRKSDDELIITTFVFNVRNIPAALYKAMGGFATNGINMTKLESYQLGGKFVATQFYADIEGHPDDEGVRHAMDELRFFSENVRILGTYKAHPMRGVL from the coding sequence GTGACCGTCAAGACCAACAGGATTGCCTTCCAGGGCGACTTCGGCGCCAATTCCGACATGGCTTGCCGCGACATGTTCCCGTCGATGGACCCGTTGCCCTGCCAGACCTTCGAGGATGCCTTTCTGGCGGTCGAGAACGGCGAGGCGGATCTCGGCATGATCCCGATCGAGAACACGATCGCCGGCCGCGTCGCTGACATCCATCACCTGCTGCCCGAATCGCGCCTGCATATCGTCGGCGAATATTTCATGCCGATCCGCTTCCAGCTGATGGTGCTTCCGGGCGTCAAGCACGACGAAATCCGCACCGTGCACAGCCATATCCATGCGCTCGGCCAATGCCGCAAGATCGTCCGCGCCAATCGCTGGAAACCGATCGTCGCCGGCGATACGGCCGGTGCCGCCAAGCTCGTCGCCGAGACCGGTGACCGCTCGATGGCAGCGCTCGCCCCGCGGCTTGCCGCCGACCTCTACGGGCTGGAGATCATCGCCGAAAACGTCGAAGACACCGACAGCAACGTCACCCGCTTCGTTGTGCTGTCGCGCGAGGAGCAGCGGACGACGCGCAAGTCGGACGACGAGTTGATCATCACCACCTTCGTCTTCAACGTGCGTAACATTCCGGCCGCTCTCTACAAGGCAATGGGGGGCTTTGCCACCAACGGCATCAACATGACGAAGCTCGAAAGCTACCAGCTCGGCGGCAAGTTCGTGGCGACGCAGTTCTATGCCGATATCGAGGGCCATCCGGACGACGAGGGCGTGCGCCACGCCATGGACGAGCTGCGCTTCTTCTCGGAAAACGTGCGGATACTCGGGACGTACAAGGCGCATCCGATGCGTGGGGTGCTCTGA
- a CDS encoding DUF1127 domain-containing protein produces MKIRQKIMEYAKLRRAVRELNALDDHALSDIGLSRSQIQAAVYGR; encoded by the coding sequence ATGAAGATCCGTCAGAAGATCATGGAATATGCAAAATTGCGCCGTGCGGTACGCGAGCTGAACGCTCTGGACGACCACGCACTGAGCGACATCGGTCTTTCCCGATCCCAGATCCAGGCTGCCGTCTACGGCCGCTAA
- a CDS encoding helix-turn-helix transcriptional regulator, with product MSRSERLIDLIQVLRRHRRPVSGRTLAEETGVSLRTLYRDIASLQAQGAGIEGEAGVGYVLRPGFLLPPMMFSEEEIEALVLGSRWVAKRGDKRLATAAGDALAKIGSVLPAELKEKLDGSTLLVGPRQPVADRVDLGLLRKAIRSEHKLELSYLDNDGRDSRRTVWPFALGFFEETRVLAAWCELRQGFRHFRTDRIAEAALLDSRYPRRRQALLKDWRATHGVDPVGV from the coding sequence GTGTCGCGCTCGGAACGGCTCATCGATCTCATTCAGGTGCTGAGACGCCACCGCCGGCCGGTGAGTGGCCGGACACTCGCCGAGGAGACCGGCGTCAGCCTCCGCACCCTTTATCGCGATATTGCCAGCCTGCAGGCCCAGGGCGCCGGGATCGAAGGCGAGGCGGGCGTCGGCTATGTCCTCAGGCCGGGCTTTTTGCTGCCGCCGATGATGTTCTCCGAGGAGGAGATCGAGGCGCTGGTGCTCGGTTCACGCTGGGTTGCGAAACGCGGCGACAAGAGGCTTGCGACAGCGGCGGGCGACGCTCTGGCGAAGATCGGCTCGGTGCTGCCGGCCGAGCTCAAGGAGAAGCTCGACGGTTCCACACTGCTCGTGGGCCCACGTCAACCGGTCGCCGACCGGGTCGATCTCGGCCTGTTGCGCAAGGCGATCCGCTCCGAGCACAAGCTCGAGCTCAGCTATCTCGACAATGACGGCCGCGACAGCCGCCGCACGGTCTGGCCTTTTGCGCTTGGCTTTTTCGAGGAGACACGGGTGCTCGCTGCCTGGTGCGAGCTCCGTCAGGGCTTCCGCCATTTCCGGACTGACCGGATCGCAGAGGCGGCACTGCTCGACAGCCGCTACCCGCGCCGGCGCCAGGCGCTGCTCAAGGACTGGCGCGCCACGCATGGCGTCGACCCTGTCGGGGTCTGA
- the nudC gene encoding NAD(+) diphosphatase — MTKTIFDLHSPHPEPSTFVAFAENHLDRQSEHRADDCVEKALKHPGAHFLAFSGAKLIVKHDEKIIDPLFAPYELAGLEPTIDEAVLLGFLPNGEPRLAVPSGLTEETVPGPFKIADARMLYRQQMLPEELLGQFAQGSSLITWNANNRFCGRCGGPMDGAAGGYRRICTACGHMVFPRTDPVVIMLTVDIERDLCLLGRSPHFAPGMYSCLAGFVEPGETIENAVRRETHEESGIRIGRVRYHASQPWPLPHSLMIGCYAEARSTAIKRDEQELEDVRWFTRAETEAMLERSTGVATTPDEHIPPPKGAIAHQLMRDWLSWPERS, encoded by the coding sequence ATGACGAAAACGATCTTCGATCTTCACAGCCCCCATCCGGAGCCGAGCACCTTCGTCGCCTTCGCGGAAAATCACCTCGACCGGCAATCCGAGCATCGCGCCGACGATTGCGTCGAGAAGGCGCTCAAACATCCGGGCGCGCATTTCCTCGCCTTTTCCGGGGCGAAGCTGATCGTCAAGCACGACGAGAAGATCATCGATCCGCTTTTCGCTCCCTATGAGCTCGCCGGTCTCGAACCGACGATCGACGAGGCGGTCCTGCTCGGCTTCCTGCCGAACGGCGAGCCGCGGCTCGCCGTTCCTTCCGGCCTGACCGAGGAGACCGTGCCAGGACCTTTCAAGATCGCCGATGCGCGCATGCTTTACCGGCAGCAGATGCTGCCGGAGGAGCTGCTCGGGCAGTTCGCCCAAGGGTCGAGCCTGATCACCTGGAACGCCAACAACCGCTTCTGCGGCCGATGCGGCGGGCCGATGGACGGTGCCGCCGGCGGCTACCGGCGAATCTGCACCGCCTGCGGCCACATGGTCTTTCCGCGCACCGACCCGGTCGTCATCATGCTGACGGTCGACATCGAGCGCGACCTCTGCCTGCTCGGCCGCAGCCCGCATTTCGCGCCGGGCATGTATTCCTGCCTTGCCGGTTTCGTCGAGCCGGGTGAGACCATCGAAAACGCCGTGCGCCGGGAAACGCACGAAGAATCGGGCATCCGCATCGGCCGGGTGCGCTATCACGCCTCGCAGCCCTGGCCGCTGCCGCACTCGCTGATGATCGGCTGCTATGCTGAGGCGCGATCGACCGCCATCAAGCGCGACGAGCAGGAACTCGAGGACGTGCGCTGGTTCACCCGTGCGGAGACCGAAGCGATGCTGGAGCGTTCGACGGGGGTCGCGACGACGCCGGACGAGCACATCCCGCCGCCGAAGGGGGCGATCGCCCACCAGTTGATGCGCGACTGGCTGTCCTGGCCGGAGCGCAGCTGA
- a CDS encoding HIT domain-containing protein gives MTEFTLDERLERDGIPIAPFGLCQLRLMNDRRWPWLILIPQRADVSEVFELTPLDQAMLTFETNMAATALKKVTGAEKINIGALGNIVRQLHVHVIARRKGDPNWPGPVWGFGKAEPWPEGEHQVFAARILENL, from the coding sequence TTGACCGAATTCACGCTCGACGAGCGCCTCGAGCGCGACGGCATACCGATCGCCCCGTTCGGCCTCTGCCAGCTTCGCCTGATGAACGACCGCCGCTGGCCGTGGCTGATCCTCATCCCCCAGCGCGCCGACGTCTCGGAGGTCTTCGAGCTCACGCCGCTCGACCAGGCGATGCTAACCTTCGAGACGAATATGGCGGCAACGGCGCTCAAGAAAGTCACCGGAGCAGAGAAGATCAACATCGGCGCGCTCGGCAACATCGTCCGGCAGCTTCATGTGCATGTCATCGCCCGCCGCAAGGGCGATCCGAACTGGCCCGGTCCGGTCTGGGGCTTCGGCAAGGCCGAGCCGTGGCCCGAAGGCGAGCATCAGGTATTCGCAGCGCGTATATTGGAAAATCTTTGA
- a CDS encoding DNA polymerase III subunit gamma/tau has product MSDEAPISSPVSSVEKPAAYRVLARKYRPKDFSDLMVGQEPMVRTLTNAFETGRIAQAYMLTGVRGVGKTTTARILARALNYKTAEIDKPTIDLRVPGEHCQAIMDGRHVDVIEMDAASHTGIDDIREIIEQVRYRPVSARYKVYIIDEVHMLSTQAFNGLLKTLEEPPEHVKFIFATTEIRKVPITVLSRCQRFDLRRISASDLVGLFSTILGKEAVPFEPEALAMVARAAEGSARDGLSLLDQAIAHGGGSVEMETVRSMLGLADRARIVDLFEHIIKGDAAAALAEFAAQYEAGANPTIVLTDLADFTHLVTRMKYVPEAANDQSLSEVERRRGAEFAGSVAVTTLSRIWQMLLKGIPEAESSARPAGAAEMVLIRLAHAAHLPSPEEAARRLLELSGGEAGEGRPAPARNGSGTQAQAAQPPVQARSVEAAPVQRPSGNGATMLRAVPDAAPQPIAVGRIEEKPAPAAAARPEPKVPVNSVSDIADLCAKNRDIKLKTLVRGFLRLVHIEPGRLDVNLPDDAPKTLLNELAVKLKEWTGIHWVVSYSREPGEPTLVEAEQRAQEQRVNDARQDPDVAAILARFPGARITDVRIRAAEEEAEMLAPAAAESADGDIVPGDDIE; this is encoded by the coding sequence ATGAGCGACGAAGCGCCCATTTCATCCCCAGTTTCATCCGTCGAAAAACCGGCCGCCTACCGCGTTCTGGCGCGCAAATACCGCCCCAAGGATTTCTCCGACCTGATGGTCGGCCAGGAGCCGATGGTGCGCACGCTCACCAACGCCTTCGAGACCGGCCGCATCGCCCAGGCCTATATGCTGACGGGCGTGCGCGGCGTCGGCAAGACGACGACGGCGCGCATTCTGGCGCGGGCGCTGAACTACAAGACCGCCGAGATCGACAAGCCGACGATCGACCTGCGCGTTCCGGGCGAGCACTGCCAGGCGATCATGGACGGCCGCCATGTCGACGTCATCGAGATGGACGCCGCCTCCCATACAGGCATCGACGACATCCGCGAGATCATCGAGCAGGTGCGCTACAGGCCTGTCTCGGCGCGCTACAAGGTCTACATCATCGACGAAGTGCACATGCTCTCGACCCAGGCCTTCAACGGCCTGCTGAAGACGCTCGAGGAGCCGCCGGAGCATGTGAAGTTCATCTTCGCGACGACCGAGATCCGCAAGGTTCCGATCACCGTCCTGTCGCGCTGCCAGCGCTTCGACCTGAGGCGCATCAGCGCCTCGGACCTGGTCGGGCTCTTCTCCACCATCCTCGGCAAGGAGGCCGTGCCCTTCGAGCCGGAGGCGCTCGCCATGGTAGCGCGTGCGGCGGAAGGTTCGGCGCGCGACGGCCTGTCGCTGCTCGACCAGGCGATCGCCCATGGCGGCGGCTCGGTCGAGATGGAAACGGTGCGCTCGATGCTCGGTCTCGCCGACCGGGCACGGATCGTCGATCTCTTCGAGCACATCATCAAGGGCGACGCCGCGGCGGCACTCGCCGAATTCGCGGCGCAATACGAGGCCGGCGCCAATCCGACGATCGTGCTTACCGATCTTGCCGACTTCACCCATCTCGTGACGCGCATGAAATATGTGCCCGAGGCGGCGAACGATCAGTCCTTGAGCGAGGTCGAGCGCCGTCGCGGTGCCGAATTCGCCGGCAGCGTCGCGGTCACCACCCTGTCGCGCATCTGGCAGATGCTCCTGAAGGGCATTCCCGAGGCGGAAAGCTCGGCGCGTCCCGCCGGCGCCGCCGAGATGGTGCTGATCCGGCTCGCCCATGCAGCTCACCTTCCCTCGCCGGAAGAGGCTGCGCGGCGTTTGCTCGAGCTTTCGGGCGGCGAGGCAGGCGAGGGGCGCCCTGCGCCGGCCCGCAATGGCAGCGGTACCCAAGCTCAGGCCGCCCAGCCCCCCGTTCAGGCCCGTTCCGTCGAGGCGGCGCCCGTGCAGCGGCCGTCCGGCAACGGCGCGACCATGCTGCGCGCCGTGCCGGATGCCGCTCCCCAGCCGATCGCCGTCGGCCGCATCGAGGAGAAACCGGCGCCGGCAGCCGCCGCCAGGCCGGAGCCGAAGGTCCCGGTCAATTCGGTAAGCGACATCGCCGACCTCTGCGCGAAGAACCGCGACATCAAGCTGAAGACGCTGGTGCGCGGCTTCCTGCGGCTCGTCCATATCGAGCCCGGCCGGCTCGACGTCAACCTCCCCGACGATGCGCCGAAGACGCTGCTCAATGAGCTGGCCGTCAAGCTCAAGGAGTGGACCGGCATCCACTGGGTCGTCAGCTACAGCCGCGAGCCGGGCGAGCCGACGCTGGTCGAGGCCGAGCAGCGTGCCCAGGAACAGCGCGTCAACGACGCCCGCCAGGATCCGGACGTCGCCGCGATCTTGGCGCGCTTTCCGGGCGCGCGGATTACCGACGTACGCATCCGCGCCGCGGAGGAAGAGGCCGAAATGCTCGCCCCGGCGGCCGCCGAATCCGCGGACGGCGATATCGTACCCGGCGACGACATCGAGTAG
- a CDS encoding YbaB/EbfC family nucleoid-associated protein — protein sequence MRDIIGMMGKVKEMQAKMEKLQAEIAALEVDGTAGGGLVTVRLDGKGHMKSLKIDPSLFKEDDVEILEDLIVAAHKDAKEKADAVQAEKTRELTAGLPIPPGMKLPF from the coding sequence ATGCGCGACATCATCGGCATGATGGGCAAGGTCAAGGAAATGCAGGCCAAGATGGAGAAGCTGCAGGCGGAGATCGCCGCGCTCGAAGTCGACGGCACCGCCGGCGGCGGCCTCGTCACTGTCCGGCTCGACGGCAAGGGCCATATGAAGAGCCTGAAGATCGACCCTTCGCTCTTCAAGGAGGACGATGTCGAAATCCTCGAGGACCTGATCGTCGCCGCCCACAAGGACGCCAAGGAAAAGGCGGACGCGGTGCAGGCGGAAAAGACCCGCGAACTCACTGCCGGCCTGCCGATCCCGCCCGGCATGAAGCTGCCCTTCTGA
- the recR gene encoding recombination mediator RecR has product MAKRVTGPEIEKLIQLLAKVPGLGPRSARRAALHLVKKKEQLLGPLAEAMGEAHRKVKICSCCGNVDTIDPCTVCTDERRDQAVIIIVEDVADLWALERAGALNAAYHVLGGTLSPLDGIGPDDLNIKGLVDRVAKGGVRELVIAVNATVEGQTTAHYITDQLEGMEVKITRLAHGVPVGGELDYLDEGTLTAALRARTTI; this is encoded by the coding sequence ATGGCAAAGCGAGTCACCGGTCCCGAAATCGAAAAGCTCATTCAGCTCCTGGCAAAGGTGCCGGGGCTCGGCCCCCGTTCTGCGCGCCGCGCCGCGCTGCATCTCGTCAAGAAGAAGGAGCAATTGCTCGGTCCGCTGGCCGAGGCGATGGGCGAGGCGCATCGCAAGGTGAAGATCTGCTCCTGCTGCGGCAATGTCGATACAATCGATCCCTGCACCGTCTGCACCGACGAGCGGCGCGACCAGGCGGTGATCATCATCGTCGAGGACGTTGCCGATCTCTGGGCGCTGGAGCGCGCCGGGGCGCTGAACGCCGCCTATCATGTGCTCGGCGGCACGCTGTCGCCGCTCGACGGCATCGGCCCGGATGATTTGAACATCAAGGGGCTCGTCGATCGCGTCGCCAAGGGCGGCGTGCGCGAGCTGGTCATCGCCGTCAATGCGACCGTCGAAGGCCAGACGACGGCTCACTACATCACCGACCAGCTCGAGGGCATGGAGGTGAAGATCACCCGCCTCGCCCATGGCGTCCCCGTCGGCGGCGAGCTCGACTATCTCGACGAAGGCACGCTGACCGCCGCGCTTCGGGCGCGCACGACGATCTGA
- a CDS encoding lytic murein transglycosylase, translating into MPGRAEGGKPRARIILATIAALLALNLPAHAATKADVEAKFRQWLAKDLWPEARQAGISASAFKAAFADVKLNWDLPDLAPPGFPKAKERKQSQAEFSSPGSYFSEKRLQGLAATGRSLASAHASTLKRIERSYGVPGQVVLAIWGRESGFGRAKIPHPIMDVLATKAFMSTRPELFRRELIAALTILESGDVKESEMRGSWAGAMGQPQFLPSSFLKYAVDFDGDGRRDIWNSVPDSLASIANYLSEMGWQSGRDWGFEVSIPNGVSCAQEGPDLARPIADWAGMGIARVSGKAFPSAERSASGMMLVPAGTHGPGFVVTPNFYVIKEYNNSDLYALFIGNLADRIASGGGAFRGEWGDVGKMLRSDVLGMQKALVAIGYDVGKVDGLPGYKTRRSLGDWQAKNGLAPTCFPDPSLKAKLR; encoded by the coding sequence ATGCCCGGCAGGGCAGAGGGGGGTAAGCCTCGCGCACGCATAATCCTCGCGACCATCGCCGCACTCCTCGCCCTCAACCTTCCCGCCCACGCCGCCACCAAGGCCGATGTCGAAGCAAAGTTCCGTCAGTGGCTTGCGAAGGATCTCTGGCCGGAGGCGAGACAGGCCGGGATTTCCGCTTCTGCTTTCAAGGCCGCCTTCGCCGATGTGAAGCTCAATTGGGACCTGCCCGATCTGGCGCCGCCGGGCTTTCCGAAGGCGAAGGAGCGCAAGCAGAGCCAGGCGGAGTTCTCGTCGCCCGGTTCCTATTTTTCCGAGAAGAGGCTGCAGGGCCTCGCGGCGACCGGCCGCAGCCTCGCCTCAGCGCATGCCTCGACCTTGAAGCGGATCGAGCGGAGCTACGGCGTTCCGGGACAGGTCGTGCTGGCCATCTGGGGGCGCGAATCCGGCTTCGGCCGGGCGAAGATCCCGCATCCGATCATGGACGTGCTGGCCACCAAAGCCTTCATGTCGACGCGGCCGGAGCTTTTTCGGCGCGAATTGATCGCGGCGCTCACCATCCTTGAGAGCGGCGACGTCAAGGAAAGTGAAATGCGCGGTTCCTGGGCTGGCGCCATGGGCCAACCGCAGTTCCTGCCGTCGAGCTTCCTGAAATATGCGGTGGACTTCGATGGTGACGGCCGCCGCGACATCTGGAATTCCGTGCCGGACAGCCTCGCCTCGATCGCCAATTATCTGTCTGAAATGGGTTGGCAGAGCGGCCGCGACTGGGGCTTCGAAGTATCGATCCCTAACGGCGTCTCCTGCGCCCAGGAAGGCCCCGACCTGGCGCGGCCGATTGCCGATTGGGCCGGCATGGGGATCGCCCGCGTTTCCGGCAAGGCCTTTCCGTCCGCTGAGCGGTCGGCTTCCGGCATGATGCTGGTGCCGGCCGGCACCCACGGGCCGGGCTTTGTCGTCACGCCGAATTTCTACGTCATCAAGGAATACAACAATTCCGACCTCTACGCCCTCTTCATCGGCAACCTTGCCGACCGCATCGCCTCGGGCGGCGGCGCCTTCCGAGGCGAATGGGGCGATGTCGGCAAGATGCTGCGCTCCGACGTGCTCGGCATGCAGAAGGCGCTGGTCGCAATCGGCTACGATGTCGGCAAGGTCGACGGCTTGCCGGGCTACAAGACCCGCCGCTCGCTCGGCGACTGGCAGGCGAAGAACGGCCTGGCGCCGACTTGCTTTCCCGATCCGTCGCTGAAGGCGAAGCTGCGCTGA
- a CDS encoding YybH family protein, with translation MEDVKAAYTAWDEAFGKRDAKAVATFYAEDALLLPPSHDLIEGPAGVEKFFSGIFGMGATDHRLEVIRVDGDGKLIYGAAKWSAKGKDAQGKDQPWGGIATHVFERQADGSLKIKLHTFN, from the coding sequence ATGGAAGATGTGAAGGCCGCATATACAGCTTGGGACGAGGCCTTTGGAAAGCGGGATGCCAAGGCGGTTGCCACCTTCTATGCGGAGGACGCGCTTCTTCTTCCTCCTAGCCATGATTTGATCGAGGGACCTGCTGGCGTTGAAAAGTTCTTCAGCGGCATATTCGGCATGGGCGCCACCGATCACAGACTTGAGGTGATCAGGGTGGATGGCGACGGAAAGTTGATTTACGGCGCAGCTAAATGGTCTGCCAAGGGCAAGGATGCCCAGGGCAAAGACCAGCCTTGGGGTGGGATTGCCACGCATGTCTTTGAGCGCCAAGCCGATGGCAGTTTGAAAATCAAGCTCCATACGTTCAATTGA